The Nitrospira sp. sequence ATTCCATTTGCAACACCAGGACAAAATGCAGGGTGACGGGCTGGGGGTCAAATAGGCAGAAGGCACGGCGGGAGAGGTCAACGTAGAGCCCCTGTATCAGTCTGGTAGGCGATAATAAGTGAGAATGTCCTGGCGACCACATCTGTCACAGGTCCCCGCGTGAACGACCGCACCCTGCTTGCGGAGGCTGGCCCAGTAGAACTGTCGCTCATCATCAGTCCTGGGAAGCATTGATGTCACCTCATTTCGACAGCTGGGACAGTATTTCGCCGTCATGGTCATTGGGATGCCCTCTATGGGTCCATAGCGCCGCACACTCTGATGAAGGAGCGTCTCTAGTGTAATAGTTTTCAAGGGGGCACAGTATCAGCCAAATGATGGAGGACATCACGTGAATGGAGGTGATTAGTCGGCAATCAATCTGCCGGTACTGAATCCATTGAATCCTGGGTATCAATGAGTCTTCTCGCTTTCAGCAGAGCGGCTGCTTCGGCCGCTTGGTCTGTCGCGAAAGAACCCGAAGGATAAGCCGAGATGCAGACCGATTTAATTGGCGACAATTCAACGTACAGAGATTGACAATGCCATGCTCCGTCATTGGCTAGGCGAATGAGCAAAGAGATCGTGCGACCTTTATACACGTGCGTTGAGGACGGTTCGAACGAACATCCACCCATACGTATAGGATCGGACGTTTAGTGGCCTTTGTGTGCTGGTGGGTTCCCCGGTTCACGGGAGACAAGCAATGGAGGACGCAGGAGCTGATATGTCCAACTTTGAGCAATCGCAGAGAATCGACCTGCTCGCACCATAGATGAAATGCCATATGTGACCATTCGGGCACTCTAAATGTCTTATATGATGCTCCTTATTGGAGAATCGTACTGCGTAGCTCCTGAGAAGAACGTCTTCTTCATTGTGGCGAACTGTATTTTCTGAGGCTAGGAGGACAATAAACCTGCCTTCAAACAGAGAATGGTCAAGAATGCACATGATTCAGCTATTCAGTCGAATCCGTGAGTCTTGCACTCGGATGTGATGAATTGGCAGGCCTGCGGGGAACCGAATGCAAACTACCCCCTCCGGCGTTGAGGGGGACATTCAACGGCTCTCACGAACGAGTGGCTGCGGAGAGGACTACCGGCTGAGCTTGCGCGAACTCTGGAATAAGACTAGATACATCGCTCGAAGAGGGTAGGGGTGTGAATTCGCACAAGATGAAACAGACCATTCGGAGCAATTGCCTTGGCTTTATTGATCGCCTCTTCCTGGAAGGCCGCCACGTATGCGCTTTTCGTCAGAATATCGATGACGACATACTGTCCACTATAGTGTTGTTCGTATTCGGCTTGGAACCGTTCCGCATAGATCTGCTCGCCTCTCTCCGCAATGATCTGATCGCTTGAGTAATGAGTTCTGGCTATCATGACTCCATGTTGATCGTCTCGCGATTCTTTCACCACTCATATTGTCCCTAGGTGGGGAATTACGTAACACAAGATGGCTTTCAACTGCGAGAGGCGAGAGCTAGGCCCAGTGAACGTGAGTCGGGCGTTCCCTCACCGTGACGTTAGATGCTGGCCCAGCCTGCTTGTGTGCGAACCAACGCCTGTGGATGGGCTCTCATGATATCGAACATGTCTGTTGCTATGCTCTGGATTGAGGCATAACAGCACAAGGCGATCATGGGAGATGCCGCAATGAGTGTCGTGGCTTGGCGCTCGAAGCGCATAAAGGCCTGGCGAGATTCGATTGAGGTAAATCGTCCCGGCCCACCCACGGCCCGCACACTTCCATAGCCGAGCTGACTAGCCAGAGCCGGTAAGTCGGCCAGCCGATCCAGGGAATCATCCACATCGAAGGTGCCAACACCATACCAGTCCTCCGCAGACGAAATGAACAGCTGCTTTGTGGCTTGCAACACCGGACCGTTCAGGTCGTGGGTGGACAGTTCATCAAGCACTAAGGGGATGGTCAACGGTGGGGGAAGAATCCAGAGACACAACTCAGCTTCGGCAAGTCCTGCGCTCAGAAAAGCTGCTGTGACCTGTAACAATTCGGTCGGCTGCCGATAAAACATACACAGATGCGATCCCAACGGGATGTCATGGGTCCCACGAATTCCACTGGCAGGCATGGGGTTACCTTTCGAGGTCAGGCCCCCGTAACCATCGCGTTCAACTGCGTGAATTACCGCTCTAAGGCGGGATATTCCTGTTCATCCAAAATCTGTGTGGTGACACCGGAGATCGATTGGCGGATGCTGTCTTTTTCGCCTTCCGAAAGGCCATCCGTGAGGAACAAGGCCTCGGAGGCAATGGCAAAGGCTTGTAACGTGTCCCGGTCGTGGAGGATCTGAGTTTTGGAACCCCGCACGAGCTGGTCAGCGAGGTTGGTCATCTCCGTCGCGTAGTACGCGATCCAATCAATCTCGTCTTGAGTAAACGGAGTGGAATCGATCAATACCGATGCAGCAATGAGGTGCTCGCAAGTGCGGGAATAGTCCTTAACTTCTTTTCGGAGAGGTATCATTGCGCGACCGCCTTTCTCACAAAAGTCGGCGGTCG is a genomic window containing:
- a CDS encoding MEDS domain-containing protein; translation: MPASGIRGTHDIPLGSHLCMFYRQPTELLQVTAAFLSAGLAEAELCLWILPPPLTIPLVLDELSTHDLNGPVLQATKQLFISSAEDWYGVGTFDVDDSLDRLADLPALASQLGYGSVRAVGGPGRFTSIESRQAFMRFERQATTLIAASPMIALCCYASIQSIATDMFDIMRAHPQALVRTQAGWASI